A portion of the Enterobacter sp. SA187 genome contains these proteins:
- the folX gene encoding dihydroneopterin triphosphate 2'-epimerase produces MPQPDAVIRIKNLRLRTFIGIKDEEIANRQDIVINVVIHYPAEKARASEDINDALNYRTITKSIIQHVENNRFSLLEKLTQDVLDIAREHRWVTYAEAEIDKLHALRYADSVSMTMSWRR; encoded by the coding sequence ATGCCGCAACCTGATGCTGTTATTCGGATAAAAAACCTGCGCCTGAGGACTTTTATCGGCATCAAAGACGAGGAGATCGCGAACCGACAGGACATCGTGATCAACGTGGTGATCCACTATCCGGCGGAGAAAGCGCGCGCCAGCGAAGACATTAATGATGCGCTGAATTACCGGACGATCACCAAAAGCATTATTCAGCATGTGGAGAATAATCGCTTCTCCCTGCTGGAAAAATTAACCCAGGATGTACTCGATATTGCGCGGGAACATCGCTGGGTGACCTATGCTGAAGCAGAGATCGATAAACTTCACGCCCTGCGTTACGCCGATTCGGTATCCATGACCATGAGCTGGCGGCGCTGA
- a CDS encoding TIGR01777 family oxidoreductase, with amino-acid sequence MRVLITGGTGLIGRHLIPRLLELGHSVTVVTRNPHKAQGQLDARVTLWKGLHDRTDLNDIDAVINLAGEPIADKRWSETQKQRLCNSRWTITQKLVDLIKASDTPPAVLISGSATGYYGDLGEVVVTEEEPPHNEFTHKLCARWEQIACGAQSEATRVCLLRTGVVLAPKGGILGKLLPVFRAGLGGPIGNGRQYMAWIHIDDMVNGILWLLDNDLRGPFNMVSPYPVHNEQFAHSLGHVLHRPTILRTPATAIRLLMGEAAVLVLGGQRALPKRLEESGFGFRWFELEDALADVVR; translated from the coding sequence ATGAGGGTCCTGATTACGGGCGGTACCGGGTTGATTGGCCGCCATCTTATTCCCCGTTTACTTGAACTGGGCCACAGCGTGACCGTAGTGACGCGCAACCCGCACAAGGCGCAGGGCCAGCTCGACGCCCGCGTCACGCTGTGGAAAGGGCTGCACGATCGCACGGATCTGAACGATATCGACGCGGTGATCAATCTGGCGGGCGAGCCCATCGCCGACAAACGCTGGAGCGAGACGCAAAAACAGCGCCTGTGCAACAGCCGCTGGACCATCACCCAAAAGCTTGTCGATTTGATCAAGGCCAGCGACACGCCGCCTGCGGTGCTGATTTCCGGCTCGGCCACCGGCTATTACGGTGATTTAGGGGAAGTGGTGGTTACCGAAGAGGAACCGCCGCACAACGAATTTACCCATAAGCTGTGCGCCCGCTGGGAGCAGATCGCCTGCGGCGCGCAGAGCGAGGCCACCCGCGTCTGTCTGCTGCGTACCGGCGTGGTGCTTGCCCCCAAAGGCGGGATCCTCGGAAAACTGCTGCCGGTGTTTCGCGCCGGTCTTGGCGGCCCCATTGGCAACGGGCGGCAATACATGGCGTGGATCCATATCGACGATATGGTCAACGGCATTCTCTGGCTGCTGGATAACGATCTGCGCGGCCCGTTCAATATGGTCTCGCCTTATCCGGTGCACAATGAACAGTTCGCCCACTCCCTTGGCCATGTGCTGCATCGCCCGACCATCCTGCGCACACCCGCTACCGCCATTCGCCTGCTGATGGGTGAAGCCGCAGTGCTGGTGCTGGGCGGCCAGCGAGCGCTGCCTAAACGGCTGGAGGAATCAGGCTTTGGCTTCCGCTGGTTTGAACTGGAAGACGCGCTGGCGGACGTGGTGCGCTGA
- a CDS encoding GNAT family N-acetyltransferase, whose amino-acid sequence MVTLTTPRLTLSTFQESDWPFFLRLRQDPDNMRYMADIAAEDEVRHVFFTRLNNSGAFVIRRHHDATPLGDLGLRISSQNPLEADVGYSVVSEAQGQGIASEALRALCEYAFAQTGVTALNAYVLAENRASQRVLEKLGFVQTDVLPKVYRVNGVFHDDCVYRLELADFK is encoded by the coding sequence ATGGTCACTCTCACCACCCCGCGCCTGACGCTTTCCACCTTTCAGGAAAGCGACTGGCCGTTCTTTTTACGTCTGCGTCAGGATCCTGACAACATGCGCTATATGGCGGATATTGCCGCCGAGGACGAAGTGCGCCATGTGTTTTTCACCCGCCTGAATAACTCCGGGGCCTTTGTCATCCGCCGTCATCACGATGCGACGCCGCTCGGCGATCTCGGGCTGCGTATCAGCTCGCAGAATCCGCTGGAGGCGGATGTCGGCTACAGCGTGGTAAGCGAGGCGCAGGGCCAGGGCATCGCCAGCGAAGCGTTACGGGCGCTGTGTGAGTATGCGTTTGCACAGACGGGCGTGACGGCGCTGAATGCGTATGTGCTGGCGGAAAACCGCGCGTCACAACGGGTGCTGGAAAAACTGGGATTTGTGCAGACGGACGTGCTGCCAAAGGTTTACAGGGTGAACGGCGTGTTTCATGACGACTGCGTGTATCGTCTTGAGCTGGCGGATTTTAAATAA
- the hisP gene encoding histidine ABC transporter ATP-binding protein HisP: protein MSENKLNVTDLHKHYGEHEVLKGVSLKANAGDVITIIGSSGSGKSTFLRCINFLEKPSEGTIVVSGQNITLVRDKDGQLKVADKNQLRLLRTRLTMVFQHFNLWSHMTVLENVMEAPIQVLGLSKQESRERAVKYLAKVGIDERAQGKYPVHLSGGQQQRVSIARALAMEPEVLLFDEPTSALDPELVGEVLRIMQQLAEEGKTMVVVTHEMGFARHVSSHVIFLHQGKIEEEGTPAELFDNPKSPRLQQFLKGSLK, encoded by the coding sequence ACTACGGCGAACACGAAGTGCTGAAAGGCGTATCGTTGAAGGCGAATGCGGGCGATGTGATCACCATTATCGGCTCCTCCGGCTCCGGTAAAAGTACCTTTTTACGCTGCATTAACTTCCTCGAAAAACCGAGCGAAGGGACGATCGTGGTCAGCGGGCAGAACATCACGCTGGTGCGCGATAAAGACGGTCAATTGAAGGTGGCCGATAAAAATCAGCTGCGCCTGCTGCGTACCCGCCTGACCATGGTGTTCCAGCATTTCAACCTGTGGAGCCACATGACGGTGCTGGAAAACGTCATGGAAGCGCCCATTCAGGTGCTGGGGCTGAGCAAGCAGGAATCCCGCGAGCGGGCGGTGAAATATCTGGCGAAAGTCGGCATCGACGAGCGCGCTCAGGGGAAATATCCGGTGCACCTGTCCGGCGGTCAGCAGCAGCGCGTGTCCATTGCCCGCGCGCTGGCGATGGAGCCGGAAGTGTTATTGTTCGACGAGCCAACCTCGGCGCTGGATCCTGAGCTGGTGGGCGAAGTGCTGCGCATCATGCAGCAGCTGGCGGAAGAGGGCAAAACCATGGTGGTGGTCACCCACGAAATGGGCTTTGCCCGCCATGTATCTTCCCACGTGATTTTCCTGCATCAGGGGAAAATTGAAGAAGAGGGCACCCCTGCCGAGCTGTTCGACAACCCGAAAAGCCCGCGTTTGCAGCAGTTCCTTAAAGGATCGCTGAAGTAA